In Paraburkholderia caballeronis, the following proteins share a genomic window:
- a CDS encoding multinuclear nonheme iron-dependent oxidase, which translates to MRRAPAEQPRRDAGDAQPGRRETAHVWALYRHLVERIGERPTLIGRDNNIPAFDVLREARERAQAQLDAVAVDAIR; encoded by the coding sequence GTGCGCCGAGCGCCCGCCGAGCAACCCCGCCGTGACGCCGGCGACGCGCAGCCGGGTCGGCGCGAGACCGCGCACGTGTGGGCCTTATACCGGCATCTGGTCGAGCGGATCGGCGAGCGTCCGACGTTGATCGGGCGCGACAACAACATCCCCGCGTTCGACGTGCTGCGGGAGGCGCGAGAACGGGCGCAGGCGCAACTCGATGCGGTCGCCGTTGATGCGATCCGATGA
- a CDS encoding HvfC/BufC family peptide modification chaperone: protein MLANFPTVGRLASDEWFRAAAFEYACRFPPDDARPLRYGREFPAFLRAFEPARALPYLANIARLDLM, encoded by the coding sequence ATGCTCGCGAATTTCCCGACCGTCGGGCGGCTAGCGAGCGACGAATGGTTCCGCGCCGCCGCGTTCGAATACGCGTGCCGGTTCCCGCCCGACGATGCGCGACCGCTTCGTTATGGCCGCGAGTTTCCGGCTTTTCTCCGCGCGTTCGAACCGGCGCGCGCGTTGCCGTATCTCGCGAATATCGCGCGGCTCGACTTGATGTGA
- a CDS encoding nitroreductase family protein codes for MNFIDTLLSRQSHWPLTDPGPSDAELDLIFDAALRAPDHGRLQPWRFAFIRGDARAELGEVLVDVAAAREPHAPRADHEHRRQKAYAAPLIVALGASITPGAGIPENEQVLSAGAAAMNMLNAIHALGYGGFWATGIDAYDANLQAALDFEASDRLLGFLFVGTPKSRERAALRPPRTNHVREWLGRSSI; via the coding sequence ATGAACTTCATCGATACGCTGCTTTCCCGCCAGTCGCACTGGCCGCTGACCGATCCCGGCCCGAGCGACGCGGAACTGGACCTGATCTTCGATGCCGCGCTGCGCGCGCCGGATCATGGCCGCCTGCAGCCGTGGCGATTCGCGTTCATCCGCGGCGACGCACGCGCCGAACTCGGCGAAGTGCTGGTCGACGTCGCGGCCGCGCGCGAGCCGCATGCGCCGCGCGCCGACCACGAGCACCGGCGTCAGAAAGCCTATGCCGCGCCGCTGATCGTCGCGCTCGGCGCGTCGATCACGCCGGGCGCCGGCATTCCCGAGAACGAGCAGGTGCTGTCCGCCGGCGCGGCCGCGATGAACATGCTCAACGCGATCCACGCGCTCGGTTACGGCGGCTTCTGGGCCACCGGCATCGACGCATACGACGCGAACCTTCAGGCCGCGCTCGATTTCGAGGCGTCGGACCGCCTGCTCGGCTTCCTGTTCGTCGGCACGCCGAAGTCGCGCGAGCGCGCCGCGCTGCGGCCGCCTCGGACGAACCACGTGCGCGAATGGCTCGGGCGATCGTCCATCTGA
- a CDS encoding 4'-phosphopantetheinyl transferase family protein, whose amino-acid sequence MASRGRWPADVHVWQVRLALSAREENCPHLDDAERARAARYRAASDRVRFATTRSVLRELLGHYTDTSADSVRFVLSAAGKPRLPSSDAPRFNVSHSGEQALIAVSRTREVGIDIELADAGLDWRELVGLVCTDAERAALESVPSLLQHARFFRCWTAKEAALKALGIGITDGLRVLTIDLDSETSVRPQAGTHPAVADANRLTCHWLDDVHGYAACVAYGPT is encoded by the coding sequence GTGGCATCGCGCGGCCGCTGGCCGGCCGACGTCCACGTATGGCAGGTGCGGCTGGCGTTGTCCGCGCGAGAAGAGAACTGTCCGCATCTGGACGATGCCGAACGGGCGCGGGCGGCGCGTTATCGGGCGGCGAGCGATCGGGTCCGGTTCGCGACGACGCGTTCGGTACTGCGGGAATTGCTCGGCCATTACACGGACACGTCTGCCGATTCCGTGCGCTTCGTTCTGTCGGCGGCGGGGAAGCCGAGGCTGCCGTCGTCCGACGCGCCGCGTTTCAACGTGTCGCACTCCGGCGAACAAGCGTTGATCGCCGTCTCGCGGACGCGTGAAGTGGGCATCGACATCGAACTGGCCGACGCGGGACTGGACTGGCGCGAACTCGTCGGCCTCGTCTGCACGGACGCGGAACGTGCGGCGCTCGAAAGCGTGCCGTCGCTGCTGCAACACGCGCGGTTTTTCCGCTGCTGGACCGCGAAGGAAGCGGCGCTGAAGGCGCTCGGCATCGGGATTACGGACGGGTTACGCGTGCTGACGATCGATCTGGATAGCGAAACATCCGTTCGGCCGCAAGCCGGCACGCATCCGGCGGTGGCCGACGCCAACCGGCTCACGTGCCACTGGCTCGACGACGTGCACGGTTACGCCGCCTGCGTCGCATACGGACCGACGTGA